The Iamia sp. SCSIO 61187 genomic sequence GTCGAGCCGACCGGCGAGCGTGCGAGCGGCGCAGGACGCAACACGATCGAGGTGGCCGAGGCGCTGGAGGGTGAGGCCGACGAGCTCGTCGGCCGCGCCCGGGCCGAGGGCTGGGAGGGGCTGATCGCCAAGCGGGTGGGCAGCCGGTACCAGGGCCGTCGCAGCCGGGACTGGCTCAAGCTCAAGGTCGTGCGCGAGCAGGAGATGGTGATCGTCGGGTTCACCCCGCCGTCGGGGGGTCGGGTCGCCATCGGGGCCCTGCTCCTCGGCTACGTGGACGACGGGCAGCTGCGCTACGGGGGCAAGGTCGGCACCGGCTTCAGCGAGGAGGTGCTCCGCGACCTCAAGGGGCGCCTCGATCCGCTCGTGGTCGACGCGCCTCCCGTGTGCGACCCGCCCCGGATGAGGGAGGCCCGCTGGGTCCGACCCGAGCTGGTGGCCCAGGTCGGCTTCGGGGACTGGAGCGACGCCGGCCGCCTCCGCCACCCGCGCTACCTCGGCCTCCGGGTCGACAAGGACCCGGCCGACGTCGTCCGCGAGTAGCCCCCTCCGGCCGTCCATGGTGGCGTGGCTACCGTGCCGGGGTGGCTGGTGACCTCCCCTTCGACCCGATCGAGGAGGCCGACCGGCAGTGGCGGGCCCACGGGTGGGGCGCCGCGGCCCCGGGCATGGGCGTCGTCACCTCGGTCATGCGGGCCCAGCAGGTCCTGCTGGCCCGGGCCGACGCCGTGCTCGGGGCGTTCGGGCTCACGTTCGCCCGGTTCGAGGTCCTGACGCTGCTGTCGTTCACCCGCGAGGGCCGCCTGCCCATGGGCAGGCTCGG encodes the following:
- the ligD gene encoding non-homologous end-joining DNA ligase, whose protein sequence is MARTPDDADAPEAGGPERWYEPMAATLAPDARLPGGSSGGWIFERKLDGVRLLAWVVGGEATLLSRNRIHQEDVYPEVVDALAEQVAVDAVIDGEVVAYDADGRTSFPLLQRRMHVHSEARSRLSPVRTTFVAFDLLWVAGRDVRDLPLADRKSLLARVVEPTGERASGAGRNTIEVAEALEGEADELVGRARAEGWEGLIAKRVGSRYQGRRSRDWLKLKVVREQEMVIVGFTPPSGGRVAIGALLLGYVDDGQLRYGGKVGTGFSEEVLRDLKGRLDPLVVDAPPVCDPPRMREARWVRPELVAQVGFGDWSDAGRLRHPRYLGLRVDKDPADVVRE